The Candidatus Methylomirabilota bacterium genome includes a region encoding these proteins:
- the ybeY gene encoding rRNA maturation RNase YbeY: MIAIANRQRIPVDLRHIRRVTRTALDALGVWDHDLSLSLVDDREIRALNARYRGVRRRTDVLAFPLGGPAPVLGEAVISVETARRQARALGHSLREELALLCCHACLHLVGYDDRDPLEARLMHAREMAMLGRLYERPAPTLHVAV; the protein is encoded by the coding sequence GTGATCGCGATCGCGAACCGCCAGCGGATCCCGGTCGACCTCCGGCACATCAGGCGCGTCACCCGCACCGCGCTCGACGCCCTCGGCGTCTGGGACCACGACCTCAGCCTGAGCCTGGTCGACGACCGTGAGATCCGGGCGCTGAACGCGCGGTACCGGGGGGTGCGGCGGCGGACGGACGTCCTCGCGTTCCCCCTCGGCGGGCCGGCGCCCGTCCTCGGCGAAGCCGTCATCTCGGTGGAGACGGCCCGGCGGCAGGCCCGAGCCCTGGGCCACTCCCTCCGAGAGGAGCTGGCGCTCCTCTGCTGTCACGCCTGCCTCCACCTCGTCGGATACGACGACCGGGACCCGCTGGAGGCCCGGCTCATGCATGCGCGCGAAATGGCCATGCTCGGTCGGCTCTATGAGCGTCCCGCTCCCACCCTCCACGTCGCCGTCTGA
- the era gene encoding GTPase Era, with amino-acid sequence MSSVHRSGFISIVGRPNVGKSTLLNRLLGQKLAIVSPKPQTTRNRITGIRTRGGAQVVYVDTPGLHAPRGKLGQFMARTAVQALEEVDGVVFVGEATERPTALDEVALAPLGEVTAPVLLALNKVDLVPDKRRLLPLLEAYAGRYPFKELIPISATAGTGIDRLEAAISAVLPAGPAYYPPDTITDQPETFFVAETIREKLFLLTRQEVPYAAAVRVEELVERAESGRLYVRAVIFVEQPSQKKIVIGEGGALLKRIGQAARRELEAFFGVPVYLALWVQVRRHWRRDDAALREFGYRLTS; translated from the coding sequence ATCTCGAGCGTCCACCGATCGGGCTTCATCTCGATCGTCGGGCGGCCCAACGTCGGGAAGTCCACGCTCCTGAACCGCCTGCTCGGCCAGAAGCTGGCCATCGTCTCGCCCAAGCCGCAAACGACCCGGAACCGGATCACCGGGATCCGCACGCGTGGGGGCGCCCAGGTCGTCTACGTCGACACCCCGGGGCTCCACGCCCCGCGGGGCAAGCTCGGTCAGTTCATGGCGCGGACGGCCGTCCAGGCGCTCGAAGAGGTGGATGGCGTCGTGTTCGTCGGAGAGGCGACCGAGCGGCCGACCGCCCTCGACGAGGTCGCCCTGGCTCCGCTGGGAGAGGTGACGGCGCCGGTCCTGCTCGCGCTCAACAAGGTGGACTTGGTGCCCGACAAGCGCCGGCTCCTGCCGCTCCTCGAGGCCTACGCCGGCCGCTATCCGTTCAAGGAGCTGATCCCCATCTCGGCGACCGCCGGCACCGGGATCGATCGGCTGGAAGCGGCGATCAGCGCGGTCCTCCCAGCCGGCCCCGCCTATTACCCGCCCGACACGATCACCGACCAGCCGGAGACCTTCTTCGTGGCCGAGACGATCCGCGAGAAGCTCTTCCTCCTCACGCGCCAGGAGGTCCCGTACGCCGCCGCCGTGCGCGTCGAGGAGCTGGTGGAGCGCGCAGAGTCGGGCCGGCTGTATGTCCGTGCGGTGATCTTCGTCGAGCAGCCGTCACAGAAGAAGATCGTGATCGGCGAGGGCGGCGCCCTGCTCAAGCGGATCGGGCAGGCGGCCCGGCGGGAGCTGGAGGCCTTCTTCGGCGTGCCCGTGTATCTCGCCCTCTGGGTTCAGGTGCGTCGGCACTGGCGCCGCGACGACGCGGCCCTTCGCGAGTTCGGCTACCGGTTGACGTCCTGA
- the recO gene encoding DNA repair protein RecO produces the protein MPLLRTDGIVLRARDLGEHDRLVSLYTRDLGKLTAVARGARRVRSRFGGALELFTWGDVVGFEREGRELVRLDHFDIRRSFRRLREDLERLGQGARMLEAVGRLVEERDAHPACFLLLLRALRALETSAPARVQLAFMLRFLDLAGYRPRLDRCGGCGRPLGTAAVAFDPAQGTVTCGSCRPPGAPGVAPRVLGALRGLQAAAWEARLQARIALPVEREAASLLDDYLAALTGTALRTPRFLAQTLPILD, from the coding sequence GTGCCACTCCTCCGGACCGACGGCATCGTCCTCCGCGCCCGCGACCTCGGCGAGCACGACCGCCTGGTCAGCCTCTATACGCGGGACCTGGGGAAGCTGACGGCCGTGGCCCGGGGGGCCCGCCGCGTCCGGTCGCGCTTCGGAGGCGCGCTCGAGCTCTTCACCTGGGGTGACGTGGTCGGCTTCGAGCGGGAGGGACGCGAGCTGGTGCGGCTGGATCACTTCGACATCCGCCGATCTTTCCGCCGCCTGCGCGAGGACCTCGAGCGGCTCGGGCAGGGCGCCCGCATGCTCGAGGCCGTGGGTCGGCTCGTCGAGGAGCGCGACGCCCACCCCGCCTGCTTCCTCCTGCTGCTGCGGGCGCTGCGAGCCCTCGAGACGAGCGCGCCGGCGCGGGTCCAGCTCGCCTTCATGCTGCGCTTCCTGGACCTCGCCGGATACCGGCCGCGGCTCGATCGGTGCGGCGGCTGCGGGCGCCCTCTCGGGACGGCCGCGGTCGCCTTCGATCCCGCGCAGGGCACCGTCACCTGCGGAAGCTGCCGGCCGCCCGGCGCGCCGGGCGTGGCCCCGCGCGTGCTGGGCGCGCTCCGGGGCCTCCAGGCGGCGGCCTGGGAGGCGCGGCTCCAGGCCCGGATTGCGCTCCCCGTCGAGCGCGAGGCCGCGAGTCTCCTGGACGACTACCTGGCCGCCCTGACCGGCACGGCCCTCCGGACCCCCCGCTTCCTCGCCCAGACCCTCCCGATCCTCGACTGA